Proteins from one Chelonia mydas isolate rCheMyd1 chromosome 14, rCheMyd1.pri.v2, whole genome shotgun sequence genomic window:
- the LOC119567453 gene encoding uncharacterized protein LOC119567453 isoform X2, with protein sequence MEATALFQGPPWIRSRRKGWTWPKMKLLSRSSESSSSAEISTMKPALEPALETHLLRAALHSVFTLGTEKDTTDIQALHKVIPEVLDAMLGNLLAESPDTDRLHFILEVSPI encoded by the exons atggaggccactgctttgttccag ggacccccCTGGAttcggagcaggaggaaggggtggacatGGCCGAAGATGAAGCTGCTCTCAAGGTcatccgagagcagctccagtgcagagataag caccatgaaacctgccctggagccagccctagAGACCCACCTCTTGCGAGCTGCCCTTCACTCCGTCTTCACCCTGGGCACGGAGAAGGACACCACCGACATCCag gctctgcacaaagtcatcccagaggtcctggatgccatgctggggaacctgctggcagagtccccagacacagacaggctccacttcatcttggaggtgagccccaTTTGA
- the LOC119567453 gene encoding uncharacterized protein LOC119567453 isoform X3 translates to MKLLSRSSESSSSAEISTMKPALEPALETHLLRAALHSVFTLGTEKDTTDIQALHKVIPEVLDAMLGNLLAESPDTDRLHFILEVSPI, encoded by the exons ATGAAGCTGCTCTCAAGGTcatccgagagcagctccagtgcagagataag caccatgaaacctgccctggagccagccctagAGACCCACCTCTTGCGAGCTGCCCTTCACTCCGTCTTCACCCTGGGCACGGAGAAGGACACCACCGACATCCag gctctgcacaaagtcatcccagaggtcctggatgccatgctggggaacctgctggcagagtccccagacacagacaggctccacttcatcttggaggtgagccccaTTTGA
- the LOC119567649 gene encoding C-type lectin domain family 2 member D-like, producing MAASCACVNASGLVQIQCLSLAHRKLLTPFTSFRYAQSPPPLITNLQDRSQGAGVSAGLTCPDRWIGYRGKCYYFSEAERNWTYSLTYCSALSASLAEINSEQEMAFLLRYKGRFDHWIGLQRDPGQLWKWANGTKFNNLFPIGEGGTAHI from the exons ATGGCAGCCTCCTGTGCCTGTGTAAATGCATCGGGTTTGGTGCAGATCCAGTGTCTCTCACTGGCGCATCGCAAGCTGCTGACCCCATTCACATCCTTCAGATACGCgcagtctcctcctcctcttatcACAAACCTGCAAGACAGAAGCCAGGGAGCTGGTGTCAG TGCTGGCCTCACGTGCCCAGACCGCTGGATCGGATACCGAGGGAAATGCTACTATTTTTCTGAGGCCGAAAGGAACTGGACCTACAGCCTGACCTACTGCTCTGCGCTCAGCGCCTCCCTGGCTGAGATCAACAGTGAGCAGGAAATG GCTTTCCTGCTGCGCTATAAAGGCAGATTTGACCACTGGATTGGCCTCcagagggaccctgggcagctcTGGAAATGGGCCAATGGCACCAAATTCAACAACCT GTTTCCAATAGGAGAAGGAGGAACTGCGCATATCTGA